DNA from Campylobacter concisus:
ATAGCCTAGCCCTAGCTCTAAATTCGGCGTAAATTTATAGTTTGCTCCAAACGAATATGCCTGAGAGGTGGTGTTTGGAAGCTCTAAGCCAGTATGCTCGCTGCTAGTGATATCCTCATCGTATGAAAAGCCAGCCATTAGCCTAAGTTTTTCATTTACGTCGTAAGCAAGTCCTATCCTATATGTGTTTGTATCCTTTGCGTTTTTAACGACCGGATCGTCCATAAATGCCTTAAAGTATCTACCTAGAATAGGGTGTGAATGAGCTGCCGTCTTATCATCATATTCAAAGTCATAATCTTTAAATTTAGACCAGTAAGTCCTCTCGAAAGCTAGCAAAAGGGTAAAATCACTAAATTTATATCCAGTTGCAAGCACTAGCTGTGCAGGTAGAGGGATCTTGACACTAGTTTTGCCATGATAGCTTATAGGTGCGAGCTGCCCGTTAAAATCAGCATCAGCGCTACCTTTAAGCTCTAAATTTACCTTCGAGCGGTAAGTAACCGCAAAGCTTAGATCCTCGATAGGTCTATATGTAAGAGCGACGTTGTAGCCGTAGTTTATGCCATCACCTTGTATCTCTCTGTAGCCAAAACGTCCAAAATCACTTGCTATCTTGCCCTTGCTATAAACGCCTCTAGCGCCCAAAGCAATGGCAAGTTTGTCATTTATGCGGTAAGCCACGGTTGGATTTAGCTCGACAACTTGTAGTTTGAACCTCTTGCCAGTAAAAGCAGTCTCTGGATCCTCCCACGAGATGCCAACAGCAGCGGGCACAGCAAGGGCTAGCCCAAATCTCCAGTTTTCATAAATTTCTGGCGTTACAAAGCTAAATGTGCCAGCAAGAGAGTCAAATTTCTCTGAGCTGTAGCTCTTGCCACCATCGCTTTTAAAGTCGATGGAATTTATATGAAACCAACCAAGCGTGCTTTCAAAATGGTGAAGCCCGTCTAAAAACATCATATTTGCAGGGTTAAAATAAGCCGCGTCAGCCCCAAAACTAAAGGCTACGTTACTAGCAGCAAGCCCTAAAGAGTCAGCACTTTGCTCAGGGACCTTGTAACCCCCAGCATTTAATAATGAACACGTCGCAACAATGCTTAAAAGCACTCTTTTCATAGCTTTTCCTTTTCTAGGTTTCTTAAAATTTTGATCTCATCTTCCCAAATACTCTCATCAATCGTCTCTAAAATCAAGGGAATTTCGCCTATTTTATCATCATTTATTATATTTTCAAAAGCGCCAAGCCCAAGCTCACCCTTGCCAAGGCTCTCGTGCCTATCTTTTTTTGAGCCAAGACCAAATTTAGCGTCATTTAGGTGCATGCCAGATAGAAATTTATAGCCGATGATCGCGTCAAATTCGCCCATCGTCTTAGCGTAAGCCTCTTTGCTTCTTAGATCGTACCCAGCGGCAAATGCGTGGCAAGTGTCGATGCAAACGCCAACTCTGCTCTCATCATCCACACGCTCGATCAGATACGCCAGCTGCGCAAAGTCAAAGCCTAAATTTGAGCCTTGTGCGGCTGTGTTTTCGATGACAAGCTTTACGCCGCTTGTTCGTTTTAGCGCTTCGTTTATGCATCTAGCGATGTTATCTAGGCACTCATTTTGGCTTATTTGCTTTAGGTGTGAGCCTGGGTGGAAATTTAAAAGCTTTAGTCCAAGCTTGCTAGCTCGCTCTATCTCATCGATAAAGGCTTCAAGGGATTTAGTCCTTGCCTCTTTTTCTGGATGGCCTAAATTTATGAGGTAGCTTGCGTGTGGCAAGACGTGATCGGCGCTTATGCCAGAGGCCTTTAAATTTGCTTTAAACTGCTCTATTTCGCTACTACTTAGCTCTTTTGCACTCCATTGGCGCTGATTTTTTGTAAAAAGCGCAAAGGCATTTGCTCCTATTTTTGCAGCGTTTATCGGTGCGTTAAAGACGCCTCCAGCCGCACTTACGTGAGCCCCAATGTATCTCATTTTAACTCTTTTATTATCACTTTTATTTTATTTTTGCTGTCGATAAATTTGACGTAG
Protein-coding regions in this window:
- a CDS encoding OmpP1/FadL family transporter, with protein sequence MKRVLLSIVATCSLLNAGGYKVPEQSADSLGLAASNVAFSFGADAAYFNPANMMFLDGLHHFESTLGWFHINSIDFKSDGGKSYSSEKFDSLAGTFSFVTPEIYENWRFGLALAVPAAVGISWEDPETAFTGKRFKLQVVELNPTVAYRINDKLAIALGARGVYSKGKIASDFGRFGYREIQGDGINYGYNVALTYRPIEDLSFAVTYRSKVNLELKGSADADFNGQLAPISYHGKTSVKIPLPAQLVLATGYKFSDFTLLLAFERTYWSKFKDYDFEYDDKTAAHSHPILGRYFKAFMDDPVVKNAKDTNTYRIGLAYDVNEKLRLMAGFSYDEDITSSEHTGLELPNTTSQAYSFGANYKFTPNLELGLGYLYQHRDKKRATGIKNGTGNGTGSMSGEFDASSV
- the nfo gene encoding deoxyribonuclease IV codes for the protein MRYIGAHVSAAGGVFNAPINAAKIGANAFALFTKNQRQWSAKELSSSEIEQFKANLKASGISADHVLPHASYLINLGHPEKEARTKSLEAFIDEIERASKLGLKLLNFHPGSHLKQISQNECLDNIARCINEALKRTSGVKLVIENTAAQGSNLGFDFAQLAYLIERVDDESRVGVCIDTCHAFAAGYDLRSKEAYAKTMGEFDAIIGYKFLSGMHLNDAKFGLGSKKDRHESLGKGELGLGAFENIINDDKIGEIPLILETIDESIWEDEIKILRNLEKEKL